A genomic segment from Alkalilimnicola ehrlichii MLHE-1 encodes:
- the thiE gene encoding thiamine phosphate synthase produces MPQREERRRRVRGLYVITDPGLQPPGALPGRVLQAIRGGAAMVQYRDKGADAARRREEAGALAELCRRHGVLFIVNDDAALAAAVGADGVHVGRGDSAVADARAVVGPERLVGASSYNDPERARHLQAEGADYVAFGAFFPSPTKPGAVRATPEMLRRIRPRLRVPVVAIGGITARNAAPVVAAGADALAVITDVFSAPDVEAAARAYASLFD; encoded by the coding sequence ATGCCGCAGCGCGAGGAGCGACGCCGCCGGGTCCGGGGGCTTTACGTGATCACCGACCCCGGCCTGCAACCCCCCGGGGCGCTCCCCGGGCGCGTGCTGCAGGCGATTCGCGGTGGCGCGGCGATGGTGCAGTATCGGGACAAGGGCGCTGACGCCGCCCGCCGGCGGGAAGAGGCCGGGGCCCTGGCCGAACTCTGCCGGCGCCATGGCGTGCTCTTCATCGTCAACGACGACGCGGCGCTGGCGGCGGCGGTCGGGGCGGATGGGGTGCACGTTGGCCGGGGGGACAGCGCGGTCGCCGATGCCCGCGCCGTGGTTGGGCCGGAGCGCCTGGTGGGGGCCTCCAGCTACAATGACCCGGAACGCGCCCGGCACCTGCAGGCCGAGGGGGCCGACTACGTGGCCTTCGGTGCCTTCTTCCCGTCGCCGACCAAGCCCGGAGCGGTGCGGGCCACCCCGGAGATGCTGCGGCGGATCCGGCCCCGGTTACGTGTTCCAGTGGTGGCCATCGGCGGTATTACGGCCCGCAACGCCGCGCCGGTGGTGGCGGCGGGGGCCGATGCCCTGGCCGTGATCACCGACGTCTTCTCGGCCCCTGACGTGGAGGCCGCGGCACGGGCCTATGCCTCCCTCTTTGACTGA
- a CDS encoding rubredoxin produces MEYRSWMCVVCGWIYDEEEGLPEEGIKPGTRWEDIPDDFRCPECDAAKSDFEMIEV; encoded by the coding sequence ATGGAATACCGCTCCTGGATGTGTGTGGTCTGCGGCTGGATCTACGACGAGGAGGAGGGATTGCCCGAGGAAGGCATCAAGCCGGGCACCCGTTGGGAGGATATCCCTGATGACTTCCGTTGCCCCGAGTGCGACGCCGCCAAGTCCGATTTCGAGATGATCGAGGTGTGA